In Arthrobacter sp. SLBN-83, one DNA window encodes the following:
- a CDS encoding DUF3093 domain-containing protein, whose amino-acid sequence MPESSPHASVPSTPSAGAPVVYREKLWPNAWIWIIAAGVSAAGILVFAPISMAAGYTAALVLFAIIAVLLVVSTPAITVTGDALTVGRATIERRFVGGVQQFTAGEATAERGTRLNGLAYLCIRGWIDPVVKIEITDPADRTPYWLASTRHPDQLTAALAQR is encoded by the coding sequence ATGCCCGAATCGAGCCCGCACGCATCCGTCCCCAGCACGCCCTCAGCCGGGGCACCTGTTGTCTACAGGGAAAAACTGTGGCCCAACGCCTGGATCTGGATCATCGCAGCCGGCGTCTCGGCGGCGGGCATCCTGGTCTTCGCCCCCATCAGCATGGCGGCTGGTTACACCGCAGCGCTGGTGCTCTTCGCGATCATCGCAGTCCTCCTGGTTGTCTCAACCCCCGCCATCACGGTGACCGGGGACGCGCTCACCGTCGGCAGGGCCACCATCGAGCGCCGGTTTGTGGGCGGCGTGCAGCAGTTCACTGCCGGTGAGGCGACGGCGGAGCGCGGCACCCGGCTGAACGGTCTCGCCTACCTGTGCATCCGCGGCTGGATTGATCCCGTGGTGAAGATCGAGATCACGGATCCGGCGGACCGGACCCCGTACTGGCTCGCCTCCACCCGCCATCCGGACCAGCTGACAGCGGCCCTGGCCCAGCGGTGA
- the dut gene encoding dUTP diphosphatase, translating to MTDHPATVDLVPDAASPNAAAPTLQVQLKMLDPELEAPSYAHPGDAGADLRAREDVVLLPGERKLVPTGVAIALPDGFVALIHPRSGLATKHGLTIVNAPGTVDAGYRGEISVTLLNTDSTQPIELRRGDRIAQMVIQRVEHAQFIPVSELSGSVRGTGGFGSTGGFTVPGA from the coding sequence GTGACTGATCATCCCGCAACGGTAGACCTTGTCCCGGACGCAGCATCGCCCAATGCTGCCGCCCCCACCCTGCAGGTGCAGTTGAAGATGCTGGATCCGGAGCTGGAAGCGCCGTCTTACGCGCATCCGGGCGACGCCGGCGCCGACCTCCGCGCCCGCGAAGACGTGGTCCTGTTGCCGGGGGAGCGCAAGCTGGTTCCCACCGGCGTGGCCATTGCACTGCCTGACGGGTTCGTGGCGCTGATCCACCCCCGGTCCGGCCTGGCCACCAAGCACGGCCTCACGATCGTCAACGCTCCCGGCACCGTGGACGCAGGCTACCGTGGCGAGATTTCGGTAACCCTGCTCAACACCGATTCGACCCAGCCGATAGAGCTCCGGCGCGGCGATAGAATTGCCCAAATGGTCATCCAGCGGGTGGAGCATGCCCAGTTCATTCCTGTCAGTGAATTAAGCGGATCCGTCCGCGGCACCGGAGGCTTTGGATCCACAGGCGGGTTTACCGTCCCCGGAGCCTGA
- a CDS encoding helix-turn-helix domain-containing protein, which translates to MQNEEAAGVLDHVSANVRRFRAAAQLSQVALADRAGVSRRTVVKLEAGEANISLTGLDHLADALGVTFVDLVAAPAAQHANISEVAWRGNQQGSIAVLLASVPATKDAQLWAWTLEPGDRYDAEPDPLGWSEMIFVSEGSIRVEQEDGPTDLDTGDHLAFPTSQQYAYANVGDTRARFVRVVVN; encoded by the coding sequence TGCGAACGTACGGCGGTTTCGGGCGGCGGCACAACTCAGCCAAGTCGCCTTGGCTGATCGCGCCGGCGTCAGTCGACGTACAGTCGTCAAGCTCGAGGCTGGTGAGGCGAATATCAGCCTTACAGGTCTCGATCATCTCGCTGACGCGCTGGGCGTCACCTTCGTCGATCTCGTCGCAGCACCGGCCGCGCAACATGCAAACATCAGCGAAGTTGCATGGCGAGGAAACCAGCAGGGCAGCATCGCGGTGCTGCTGGCATCCGTTCCCGCTACCAAAGATGCCCAGCTGTGGGCCTGGACCCTGGAACCAGGCGACCGCTACGACGCGGAGCCTGATCCGCTGGGTTGGTCTGAAATGATCTTCGTCTCCGAAGGATCCATTCGGGTTGAACAAGAAGACGGGCCCACCGACCTCGATACAGGCGACCACCTAGCCTTCCCGACGTCCCAGCAGTACGCCTATGCAAACGTGGGCGACACCCGCGCACGCTTCGTGCGTGTCGTTGTCAATTAA
- a CDS encoding DUF3159 domain-containing protein has translation MTEHQPDQPSGTSRRAGGPEEGRPQAAGQSPVAGLAAEYAAKAGLHRTHDGRVDVLRSAGGVQGIAESIVPGLVFLVAFTVTRELPLSLVAALASAAVFTVVRLVQRRPLTQALAGVAGVGISAWLANTTGKAEDFYLPGFFTNAAYILAMVISIAVKWPVAGLLFGFIRNEGVEWRKEPDRVKAYRLGTWIIVAVLALRLIVQVPLYLMGTDGLAALATTRLIMGAPLYILGIWVAWLVTRPAPAETETEAGQAA, from the coding sequence ATGACCGAGCACCAGCCCGACCAGCCATCCGGCACTTCACGCCGTGCCGGCGGGCCGGAGGAGGGTAGGCCGCAGGCCGCAGGACAGTCCCCGGTTGCCGGCCTCGCCGCAGAGTATGCAGCCAAAGCGGGCCTCCACCGTACCCACGACGGCCGCGTGGACGTTTTGCGCAGCGCGGGGGGAGTGCAGGGCATTGCCGAAAGCATTGTTCCCGGCCTGGTTTTCCTGGTGGCCTTCACCGTCACCCGCGAGCTGCCGTTGTCACTGGTGGCGGCCCTGGCGTCGGCGGCCGTGTTCACCGTGGTCCGCCTGGTGCAGCGCCGGCCCCTCACCCAGGCCCTGGCGGGCGTGGCAGGCGTCGGCATTTCGGCCTGGCTGGCCAACACCACCGGTAAAGCGGAAGACTTCTACCTCCCCGGCTTCTTTACCAATGCCGCCTACATTTTGGCGATGGTCATCTCGATCGCCGTCAAGTGGCCTGTGGCCGGGCTGCTCTTCGGCTTCATCCGGAATGAGGGCGTGGAATGGCGCAAGGAGCCGGACCGGGTCAAGGCCTACCGCCTGGGCACCTGGATCATCGTCGCCGTCCTGGCCCTCCGGCTCATCGTGCAGGTGCCCCTGTACCTCATGGGCACTGACGGCCTGGCCGCCCTCGCCACCACACGGTTGATTATGGGCGCACCCCTGTACATCCTCGGGATCTGGGTGGCCTGGCTCGTGACCCGGCCGGCTCCGGCCGAAACCGAAACCGAGGCCGGCCAGGCGGCCTGA
- a CDS encoding potassium channel family protein, translated as MKVVIVGAGSVGSSIARELLAHKHEILLIDLKPEVIGRSGLRGAHWLVGDACELSTLQGAKVEDADVVVSATGDDKVNLVVSLLAKTEFGVGRTVGRVNNPKNDWMFNDSWGVDVAVNTPQLMTALVEEAVEIGDLVRLLTLQTGVASLVEFTVPHDSHVIGMTVGDIHWPADATLVAILRDQAPITPSRDDVIDGGDELFFVTTIAAEDGLRELLSSAPGSIDAGHQPAGSSTPAGAGHGPATDDDGFDG; from the coding sequence GTGAAAGTTGTTATCGTCGGCGCAGGCAGCGTCGGGTCATCCATCGCCCGGGAACTGCTGGCGCACAAGCACGAGATCCTGCTGATCGACCTCAAGCCCGAGGTGATCGGCCGCAGCGGCCTGCGGGGTGCCCATTGGCTGGTAGGCGATGCCTGCGAGCTTTCCACCCTCCAAGGCGCCAAGGTGGAGGACGCCGATGTGGTGGTTTCCGCGACGGGCGATGACAAGGTCAACCTGGTGGTGTCCCTGCTGGCGAAAACGGAGTTCGGCGTTGGCCGTACCGTGGGCCGGGTGAACAACCCGAAGAACGACTGGATGTTCAACGACTCCTGGGGCGTGGACGTCGCCGTCAACACTCCGCAGCTCATGACCGCCCTGGTGGAGGAGGCCGTGGAGATTGGCGACTTGGTCCGGCTCCTGACCCTGCAGACCGGAGTGGCGTCGCTGGTGGAATTCACCGTCCCGCATGACTCGCACGTGATCGGCATGACCGTGGGAGACATCCATTGGCCCGCGGACGCCACCCTGGTGGCCATCCTTCGGGACCAGGCCCCCATCACCCCCAGCCGGGACGACGTCATCGACGGCGGCGATGAGCTCTTCTTCGTCACCACCATCGCCGCTGAGGACGGCCTCCGGGAACTGCTCTCCTCCGCGCCCGGCAGCATCGACGCCGGCCACCAGCCGGCGGGCAGCAGCACACCCGCCGGCGCCGGCCACGGGCCTGCCACGGACGACGACGGCTTCGACGGTTAG
- a CDS encoding OB-fold nucleic acid binding domain-containing protein codes for MGQLPDRGRVLCQGHIESVTFVPADRTPEYSAIVTEDDADRPATASGRGRPPRLRVVWLGRRRVPGIQAGAEIRVEGMLARGKDMPTIFNPRYEILSRQENE; via the coding sequence TTGGGGCAGCTTCCCGACAGGGGACGTGTCCTGTGCCAGGGGCACATCGAATCGGTGACCTTCGTCCCGGCCGACCGCACCCCTGAGTACAGCGCCATCGTCACTGAGGACGACGCCGACCGTCCCGCAACAGCGTCGGGCCGGGGCAGGCCCCCAAGGCTCCGCGTTGTCTGGCTGGGCCGGCGGCGTGTGCCGGGCATCCAAGCCGGCGCCGAGATCCGCGTGGAGGGAATGCTGGCCCGCGGCAAGGACATGCCCACCATCTTCAATCCCCGTTACGAGATACTGTCCCGCCAGGAGAACGAATGA
- a CDS encoding dihydrofolate reductase family protein: MPDTTCHMSMSLDGFVAGPDQSRENPLGKRGLELHGWHIGDPRANDADRTATEWLMRPRGAYIMGRNMYGPIRGEWDADWTGWWGPEPPYHAPVFVLTHYAHDPIQMEGGTTFYFVTDGFDAAYAAALDAADGKGVDIAGGAATVRQALKAGVIDELTLDIAPVLLGSGERMFEGNGSFGFEPVEVLHSPLATHIRYRRIS, from the coding sequence GTGCCGGATACTACCTGCCACATGTCCATGTCCCTGGACGGCTTCGTCGCCGGTCCTGACCAGAGCCGCGAAAACCCCTTGGGCAAGCGCGGGCTGGAACTGCATGGCTGGCATATCGGCGACCCCCGGGCCAACGATGCCGACAGGACTGCCACCGAATGGCTGATGCGCCCACGTGGAGCGTACATAATGGGCCGGAATATGTATGGTCCTATCCGCGGCGAGTGGGATGCTGACTGGACCGGCTGGTGGGGGCCAGAACCGCCGTACCACGCTCCCGTGTTCGTGCTGACGCATTATGCACACGACCCCATCCAGATGGAGGGCGGGACAACTTTCTACTTTGTCACCGATGGCTTCGATGCTGCGTACGCGGCAGCACTCGATGCCGCCGACGGCAAAGGGGTGGATATCGCGGGCGGAGCCGCCACCGTCCGGCAGGCGTTGAAAGCAGGGGTGATCGATGAACTCACTCTGGATATCGCGCCTGTTCTGCTCGGTTCCGGTGAGCGGATGTTCGAGGGGAATGGGTCCTTCGGCTTCGAACCCGTCGAGGTGCTGCATTCCCCACTCGCCACCCACATCCGCTACCGCCGTATCAGCTGA
- a CDS encoding HNH endonuclease signature motif containing protein, giving the protein MGKAAVVKAYADIRAALAVLTAEVGGCGSEAFSVADPLAGSADGCLDVLAGAREVEAGFAGLKAKAAVTYAESASVVAGPGVPVQAQEMAVAAEIGCVLALGPRAASSFLATSHAVVSWLPRTFEGLQAGSLSWQHAVVMADEAASLDAAGAAALEAHFLDPAAPDAARGCPAGEMPAHRFRAKARTWRERHHAESIEKRHAKGVAERRVEFRPEQDGMAWLSACLPAAQALAGWNRLTAMSRSLQGPQESRTMAQLRADTFAEAVLDSGSGGTALGGGTSVRRGSDADADGGDGRTVSGSDGAGARVGASDGAGDVVGVGGEGAAAGAEQLSSPIRAQVLVTVPVFSLMGLTDEPAMLDGYGPIPPSMARDLVANGAGSFYRVFVDPRDGAPLEIGRKSYRVTGAMRAWLRMRDGKCPFPGCSNTSLDNDADHILAWANGGPTGISNLGQPCPKHHKLRHATGWKPTPATKNEPPGWLSPAGRHYQSEHQDWEPTHWPQGLVAGSVDIVRQNGSPWEDALAQFLRAHA; this is encoded by the coding sequence ATGGGGAAAGCGGCGGTGGTTAAGGCTTATGCGGACATCCGGGCTGCCCTTGCTGTGCTGACTGCTGAGGTTGGCGGGTGTGGTTCTGAGGCGTTTTCGGTGGCTGATCCGTTGGCTGGTTCGGCTGATGGGTGCCTGGACGTTCTGGCTGGTGCCCGGGAGGTTGAGGCCGGCTTCGCTGGTTTGAAGGCGAAGGCTGCGGTGACGTACGCGGAGAGCGCCTCTGTTGTTGCCGGGCCGGGTGTGCCGGTGCAGGCGCAGGAGATGGCGGTCGCGGCGGAAATTGGGTGTGTGTTGGCGTTGGGGCCGCGGGCTGCGTCATCGTTCCTGGCTACTTCGCACGCCGTTGTTTCGTGGTTGCCGCGAACCTTTGAGGGCCTGCAGGCCGGGTCCCTGTCGTGGCAGCATGCGGTGGTGATGGCGGATGAGGCGGCCAGCCTTGATGCTGCGGGGGCGGCTGCGTTGGAGGCGCATTTCCTGGACCCTGCGGCCCCGGATGCTGCGCGGGGGTGCCCTGCCGGTGAGATGCCGGCGCACCGGTTTCGGGCCAAGGCCAGGACGTGGCGGGAACGCCACCATGCGGAGAGCATTGAGAAGCGCCATGCCAAGGGGGTGGCGGAGCGGCGGGTGGAGTTCCGGCCGGAGCAGGACGGGATGGCGTGGCTGTCCGCGTGTCTGCCCGCGGCTCAGGCGTTGGCCGGGTGGAACCGGCTCACCGCAATGTCCCGGTCACTCCAAGGCCCCCAGGAGTCCCGCACCATGGCCCAGTTGCGGGCCGACACGTTCGCCGAGGCGGTCCTCGACAGTGGCAGTGGCGGCACCGCCCTAGGGGGTGGCACCAGCGTTCGGCGTGGGTCTGATGCTGATGCTGATGGCGGTGACGGGCGGACTGTTAGCGGCAGCGACGGGGCCGGTGCACGTGTCGGTGCCAGCGATGGGGCCGGTGACGTCGTTGGTGTTGGCGGTGAAGGTGCCGCCGCCGGGGCAGAACAGTTGTCTTCGCCGATTCGGGCGCAGGTTCTGGTCACGGTTCCGGTGTTCTCCCTGATGGGGTTGACCGATGAGCCGGCGATGCTGGACGGGTACGGGCCGATCCCACCATCGATGGCCCGGGACCTGGTCGCGAACGGAGCGGGGTCGTTCTACCGGGTATTTGTGGATCCGCGGGACGGTGCACCACTGGAGATCGGGCGGAAGAGCTACCGGGTGACCGGGGCGATGCGGGCCTGGTTGCGGATGCGGGACGGCAAGTGCCCGTTCCCGGGGTGCAGCAACACCTCCCTGGACAACGACGCCGACCACATCCTGGCCTGGGCCAACGGCGGCCCCACCGGGATATCGAACCTGGGACAGCCCTGCCCCAAACACCACAAACTCCGACACGCCACCGGCTGGAAACCCACCCCTGCCACAAAGAACGAACCACCCGGCTGGCTCTCACCAGCGGGCCGCCACTATCAAAGCGAACACCAGGACTGGGAACCCACCCACTGGCCACAAGGATTGGTGGCGGGCAGTGTGGACATCGTTCGGCAGAATGGGTCTCCATGGGAGGATGCCCTGGCGCAGTTCCTGCGCGCCCATGCCTAA
- the sepH gene encoding septation protein SepH, which produces MQDLRLVGVHDDGTHLLLSGAGGEMFQLPIDEALRTASRSTAKPRVERAAVPMSPRDIQARIRAGATAADVAELSGMPLAKVERYEGPVLAEREYVAQQARKVEVAAPSPGHDIYRSAFGDNPATLDDMVAHRLSAHGVDPATVEWDSWRRQDGTWTVSASFEAKAGGTSGIGEEPPALWTFNPARKSLQNTNRWAQQLSELEPLDGPVPARRLTAVSDRPFDFETDADTSKASPGGQAGPAQDAGKESDGLLDMLRSRRGQRLGVDEDSDDALALLLTHGVPAAHPRPSEVAAEPEAQEPEPQDDHQDAPAAQGDSFIRRRDTRPSMLSRLSLLPPHRDGQDDGLRLHDGVSTDTREITIAASPQKPSGSEPGTSSGGAGLDELLGSNPRRSAKQDDASPATGQLPETEAPERPARPKRSSVPSWDEIVFGTRSD; this is translated from the coding sequence ATGCAGGATCTACGGCTTGTAGGCGTGCACGACGACGGGACACATCTCCTGTTGAGCGGGGCCGGCGGCGAGATGTTCCAGCTGCCGATCGATGAGGCACTCAGGACAGCCAGCCGGTCTACGGCAAAACCGCGGGTGGAGCGGGCTGCCGTTCCCATGTCCCCCAGGGACATCCAGGCCCGCATCCGTGCCGGTGCCACCGCTGCGGACGTCGCGGAGTTGTCCGGGATGCCGCTGGCCAAGGTGGAGCGCTACGAAGGCCCCGTCCTCGCCGAGCGCGAGTATGTTGCCCAGCAGGCGCGGAAAGTTGAAGTCGCGGCCCCCTCCCCCGGCCATGACATTTACCGGTCCGCGTTCGGCGACAATCCGGCAACTCTTGATGACATGGTGGCCCACCGGCTGTCGGCGCATGGCGTCGACCCCGCAACCGTGGAATGGGATTCCTGGCGGCGCCAGGACGGTACATGGACTGTCTCGGCAAGCTTCGAGGCCAAGGCCGGCGGGACATCCGGAATCGGCGAGGAACCTCCGGCGCTTTGGACGTTCAACCCGGCCCGGAAGTCGTTGCAGAACACCAACCGCTGGGCGCAGCAACTGAGTGAACTCGAGCCGCTGGATGGCCCTGTTCCCGCCCGCCGGCTCACTGCGGTTTCGGACCGCCCCTTCGATTTCGAGACTGACGCGGATACGTCCAAGGCTTCTCCCGGCGGCCAGGCCGGCCCTGCCCAGGATGCCGGCAAGGAATCCGATGGCCTCCTGGACATGCTCAGGTCACGGCGCGGGCAGCGGCTGGGTGTGGACGAGGATTCCGATGACGCACTGGCGCTGCTCCTCACCCACGGTGTGCCTGCCGCCCATCCCCGCCCTTCAGAGGTGGCTGCCGAACCTGAGGCACAGGAACCAGAGCCACAGGATGACCACCAGGACGCGCCCGCCGCCCAGGGTGATTCCTTCATCCGGCGCAGGGATACCAGGCCGTCGATGCTTTCGAGGCTCAGCCTTCTTCCGCCGCATCGCGACGGCCAGGACGACGGCCTGCGGCTACACGACGGCGTCAGCACGGATACCAGGGAAATCACCATTGCGGCGTCCCCACAGAAACCCTCCGGTTCCGAGCCGGGGACAAGCTCCGGCGGCGCCGGGCTTGATGAGCTGCTGGGCAGCAATCCCCGCCGCTCCGCCAAGCAGGACGATGCGTCACCTGCCACCGGTCAGCTGCCCGAAACCGAAGCACCGGAACGGCCTGCCCGCCCGAAGCGGTCCAGCGTGCCGTCCTGGGATGAAATCGTCTTCGGCACCCGGAGCGACTAA
- a CDS encoding DUF3710 domain-containing protein: MVFGFGRKTKKDEPAEPVDELTLAEAGEDAPAPDARRQHGPFDESEITSTDGFVDLGALLITPSEGLQLRLEVEEATQRVVAVTLDLNGSSLQLQAFAAPKTETLWDEIREQIGQSVGAQGGQVEEVEGAFGTELVAKLPAGLPDGSQGYRVARFIGVDGPRWFLRGVLGGPAALERPAAEALEALFRQVVVVRGDSPMPPRDLLQLRLPKDASATPPPAAPTLEEPERGPEITQIG, translated from the coding sequence ATGGTCTTTGGGTTTGGCAGGAAAACGAAGAAGGACGAACCGGCGGAGCCGGTGGATGAGCTCACGCTCGCGGAGGCTGGCGAAGACGCCCCCGCCCCGGACGCCCGCCGCCAGCATGGCCCGTTCGACGAGTCCGAAATCACCAGCACCGACGGTTTCGTGGACCTGGGAGCCCTGCTGATCACGCCGAGCGAGGGCCTCCAGCTCCGGCTCGAAGTGGAAGAGGCAACACAGCGGGTGGTGGCAGTGACCCTTGACCTGAACGGCTCCAGCCTTCAGCTGCAGGCTTTCGCCGCCCCCAAGACAGAGACGCTCTGGGACGAGATCCGCGAACAGATCGGCCAGTCCGTAGGCGCCCAGGGCGGCCAGGTTGAAGAGGTTGAAGGCGCCTTCGGCACCGAGCTGGTGGCCAAGCTGCCCGCCGGGCTCCCGGACGGCAGCCAGGGCTATCGCGTGGCCCGCTTCATCGGTGTCGACGGCCCCCGCTGGTTCCTGCGCGGCGTCCTGGGCGGACCCGCGGCACTGGAACGTCCCGCTGCGGAAGCGCTTGAGGCCCTGTTCCGGCAGGTTGTGGTGGTCCGCGGTGACAGCCCCATGCCGCCGCGTGATCTTTTGCAGCTGCGGCTGCCCAAGGACGCCTCCGCCACTCCTCCGCCCGCCGCGCCCACCCTGGAGGAGCCCGAACGTGGTCCGGAAATCACCCAGATCGGCTGA